A single genomic interval of Xyrauchen texanus isolate HMW12.3.18 chromosome 8, RBS_HiC_50CHRs, whole genome shotgun sequence harbors:
- the LOC127647221 gene encoding cytochrome P450 2K1-like: MAVWEALLQFPSTGTLLGAFLLLLVLYLLSNSSKPQKEGKDPPGPKPLPLLGNLLTLDLERPFVTLCELSKTYGNVFQVFFGPKKVVVLAGYKTVKEALVNYAEEFGDREIGPSFSLLNKGHGILFSNGENWKEMRRFALTNLRDFGMGKRGSEEKIIEEIQYLKEEFEKFEGNPFDTTKPVNYAVSNIISAIVYGSRFEYTDSRFKEMVDRANENVRVGGSASMRLYNIFPWLGPFLNSKRTIIRNALKNRAANTQLISGLLETLNPQDRRGFIDSFLIRKQSDEQSGEKDSYFHQDNLLVTVLNLFVAGTDTTGTTLRWGLMIMAKYPHIQDRVQEEIDRVIGGRQPAVNDRKKLPYTDAVIHETQRLANIVPMSLPHTTSCDVNFNGYFIKKGTTVFPLLTSVLKDESEWEKPHSFYPEHFLDEKGQFVKKDAFMPFSAGRRVCVGEGLARMELFLFFTSLLQNFRFTPPHGVSGDELDLKGIVGITLNPSPHKLCAIKRS; the protein is encoded by the exons ATGGCTGTTTGGGAGGCACTTCTGCAGTTTCCCAGCACAGGAACATTATTGGGTGCTTTTCTGTTGCTTCTGGTTTTATATCTGCTTTCCAATAGCTCCAAACCTCAGAAAGAAGGCAAAGACCCACCAGGACCCAAACCACTGCCTCTGCTGGGAAACCTGCTGACACTTGACCTCGAAAGACCCTTTGTCACCCTTTGTGAG CTGTCCAAAACATACGGAAATGTGTTTCAAGTGTTTTTCGGTCCCAAAAAAGTTGTGGTCTTAGCTGGGTACAAAACAGTTAAAGAAGCCCTTGTGAACTATGCAGAAGAGTTTGGGGACCGAGAAATTGGTCCTAGTTTTAGTTTACTTAACAAAGGACATG GGATCCTCTTTTCCAATGGGGAGAACTGGAAAGAGATGAGACGCTTCGCCCTCACTAACCTGCGGGACTTTGGGATGGGGAAGAGAGGAAGTGAAGAGAAAATCATAGAGGAAATTCAGTACCTGAAAGAAGAGTTTGAGAAGTTTGAAG GGAATCCCTTTGACACAACAAAGCCTGTGAACTACGCTGTATCAAACATCATCTCAGCTATTGTGTATGGCAGCAGATTTGAATACACCGATTCTCGATTCAAAGAAATGGTCGACAGGGCAAACGAGAACGTTCGGGTTGGTGGATCGGCATCTATGCGG CTTTACAACATATTTCCATGGTTGGGCCCCTTCCTGAACAGCAAAAGGACTATCATAAGAAATGCTCTGAAAAACAGGGCGGCAAACACTCAGTTGATCAGTGGGCTGCTGGAGACTCTCAATCCACAGGACCGCAGAGGGTTTATCGATTCTTTCCTCATCCGTAAACAAAGTGACGAG CAATCTGGTGAGAAGGACTCGTACTTCCATCAGGATAATCTTCTAGTGACGGTGTTGAATCTCTTTGTGGCTGGTACTGACACCACTGGCACAACTCTGCGTTGGGGTCTGATGATTATGGCCAAATACCCTCATATACAGG ATCGGGTTCAAGAGGAGATTGACAGAGTGATCGGTGGACGTCAACCAGCTGTGAACGACAGGAAGAAATTACCATATACAGACGCTGTGATCCATGAAACCCAAAGACTGGCCAACATAGTACCCATGAGTCTCCCCCATACGACCAGCTGTGATGTTAATTTTAATGGATACTTCATCAAGAAG GGTACCACAGTATTTCCTCTGCTGACGTCTGTATTAaaggatgaaagtgaatgggagaaACCGCACAGCTTTTACCCAGAACACTTCCTTGATGAGAAGGGACAGTTTGTTAAGAAAGACGCATTCATGCCATTTTCTGCAG GCCGCAGAGTGTGTGTAGGAGAGGGTTTGGCCAGGATGGAGCTATTCCTGTTCTTCACCTCCCTCCTTCAGAACTTCCGCTTCACTCCTCCACATGGAGTGTCTGGAGATGAGCTGGATCTCAAAGGAATAGTGGGAATCACATTGAATCCGTCACCACACAAACTGTGTGCAATCAAACGGTCCTGA